A genomic window from Phocoena sinus isolate mPhoSin1 chromosome 20, mPhoSin1.pri, whole genome shotgun sequence includes:
- the SPPL2C gene encoding signal peptide peptidase-like 2C: MACPGFLLFLFLFLFASTVARGECAVLHVASDNWSKDYCVLFRSDYVSLPRDLHHAPLLPLYDGTHAPWCPGEDSPHQAHPGSPSQQPLRQTTAMVMRGNCSFYAKGWLAQARGAHGLLIVSQVSGRQRSDSTPVTQDHHKPLPDLTIPVAVLRYTDMLDVLSYTRGGARVRVALYAPPEPVLDYDMVVIFLLAVGTVAVGGYWAGVTEADWLQRRLAQGGGGPGGQNQQEAVAAQQGHKQKGAAVDFTPAMTGAVVAVSSSNVLLLYFFYDCFVYVQIAIFGLGASTGLYSCLVSVVPQYRWLLPGRRACLQLPLLAGLCVAVTVLWVAYRNEDRWAWLLQDMLGVAYCLFILRRVRLSTLKSCASLLLALLAFDVFFVFVTPLLTRTGNSIMLEVALGPADSLSHERLPMALKVPRLSFSALTLCAQPFSILGFGDIVVPGFLVAYCHRFDVHIRSQQVYFMACTVAYAVGLLVTFVAMALMQMGQPALLYLVSSTLLTSLAVAACRQELTLFWTGQGRAQSPARLVPRLCGAPSVGSEQKQERAADVHRAGELAGATEHLAGNLDGGLGKNTAEIVTISEDEATSPEGHSDSSEGWSDANLEADELPCTHPVASEELTPLMPLMPPPSELGHTHAQAQAHDAGLPRTGLHKKKGLEVKKSMSTQAPL, from the coding sequence ATGGCGTGCCCGGGCTTCCTCCTCTTTctattcctcttcctctttgcCAGCACCGTGGCCCGGGGGGAGTGTGCTGTGCTCCACGTGGCGTCGGACAACTGGAGCAAGGACTACTGCGTCCTGTTCCGCTCCGACTATGTCAGCCTGCCCCGGGACCTACACCACGCCCCACTCCTGCCCCTGTACGATGGCACCCATGCACCCTGGTGCCCAGGCGAGGACTCCCCCCACCAGGCCCACCCCGGCTCCCCCAGCCAGCAGCCCCTCCGCCAGACCACCGCCATGGTCATGAGGGGTAACTGCAGCTTCTACGCCAAAGGCTGGCTGGCTCAGGCCCGAGGAGCCCACGGGCTGCTCATCGTGAGCCAGGTCAGCGGCCGACAGCGCTCAGACAGCACCCCGGTGACCCAGGACCACCACAAGCCCCTGCCAGACCTCACCATCCCCGTGGCCGTGCTCCGCTACACCGACATGCTCGACGTCCTGAGCTACACCCGTGGTGGCGCCAGGGTCCGCGTGGCCTTGTATGCACCCCCAGAGCCCGTCCTTGACTACGACATGGTGGTCATCTTCCTCCTGGCTGTAGGTACCGTGGCCGTGGGCGGCTACTGGGCCGGAGTGACCGAGGCTGACTGGCTGCAGCGGCGCCTGgcccaagggggaggggggcctgGCGGTCAGAATCAGCAGGAAGCAGTGGCAGCCCAACAGGGGCACAAGCAGAAAGGCGCAGCAGTGGACTTCACGCCGGCCATGACGGGCGCAGTGGTCGCCGTGTCCTCCTCCAACGTGCTGCTGCTCTACTTCTTCTACGACTGTTTCGTCTATGTCCAGATCGCCATCTTCGGCCTGGGCGCCAGCACCGGCCTCTACAGCTGCCTGGTGTCCGTGGTGCCGCAATACCGGTGGCTCCTGCCCGGCCGCCGGGCCTGTCTGCAGCTGCCCCTGCTGGCCGGCCTGTGCGTGGCGGTGACGGTCCTCTGGGTCGCCTACCGCAACGAGGACCGCTGGGCGTGGCTCCTGCAGGACATGCTGGGTGTGGCCTACTGCCTTTTCATCCTGCGGCGTGTGCGCCTGTCCACCCTCAAGAGCTGTGCCTCCCTCCTGCTGGCCCTGCTGGCCTTTGATGTCTTCTTCGTCTTCGTCACACCCCTGCTCACCAGGACCGGCAACAGCATCATGCTGGAGGTAGCCTTGGGCCCGGCAGACTCCTTGAGCCACGAGAGGCTGCCCATGGCGCTCAAGGTGCCCCGGCTGAGCTTCTCAGCCTTGaccctgtgtgcccagcccttcTCCATCCTTGGCTTCGGTGACATCGTGGTCCCCGGCTTCTTGGTGGCCTACTGTCACCGCTTTGACGTGCATATCCGCTCGCAGCAGGTCTACTTCATGGCCTGCACCGTGGCCTACGCTGTGGGCCTGCTGGTCACTTTTGTTGCCATGGCGCTCATGCAGATGGGCCAGCCCGCCCTGCTCTACCTGGTGTCCAGCACCCTGCTCACCAGCCTGGCCGTGGCTGCCTGCCGCCAAGAGCTCACCCTCTTCTGGACTGGCCagggcagagcccagagcccCGCCCGGCTGGTGCCAAGGCTCTGCGGTGCCCCTTCAGTTGGCTCTGAGCAGAAGCAGGAGCGCGCAGCAGATGTCCACAGAGCCGGCGAGCTTGCGGGGGCCACTGAGCACCTGGCAGGGAACTTAGACGGCGGCCTTGGGAAGAACACGGCTGAGATTGTCACCATATCTGAGGATGAAGCCACCAGTCCTGAAGGCCACAGTGACAGCTCTGAGGGCTGGAGTGATGCCAACCTGGAAGCTGATGAGCTGCCCTGTACCCACCCTGTGGCCTCAGAGGAGCTGACGCCACTGATGCCACTCATGCCGCCGCCCTCGGAGCTGGGCCACACCCacgcccaggcccaggcccacgATGCTGGCCTGCCCCGGACGGGGCTCCACAAGAAGAAGGGCCTGGAGGTAAAGAAGAGCATGTCGACCCAGGCTCCTTTGTGA